In a genomic window of Lepisosteus oculatus isolate fLepOcu1 chromosome 3, fLepOcu1.hap2, whole genome shotgun sequence:
- the dhx34 gene encoding probable ATP-dependent RNA helicase DHX34 isoform X1: MEMPGRRPSERSRSRDWDWDSPECRAQLDKVFFREQDYIQAGSSEHREFWMFFERFQRFQEKQEVASGSERSEENRDDKSRKRGGGGRAVLGLPKEYSPRYRINISVCTKDVEERLSGTGKTKRDKGSRAEPGSREVMCCRSALLHFLDFTQKQSFGKLAKLCQDQRSLPIFLYRERIVELVRSHPVVIVAGDTGCGKSTQVPQYLLSAGFSHIACTQPRRIACISLAKRVSFESLNQYGSKVGYQIRFESTRTPATKLVFLTEGLLLRQIQQDGVLDRYQVLIVDEVHERHLHCDFLLGVLRSLLLQRSDLKLILMSATINLKLFSGYFSDAPVLQVPGRLFPIQVVYQPIPAEEQPSRSEKLDPRPYLRVLQGIDQRYPPEERGDLLLFLSGVAEINTILEAVQTYALHTHRWIVLPLHSTLSLAQQDKVFDIAPPGVRKCIISTNIAETSVTIDGVRFVVDSGKVKEMNFDPKAKMQRLQEFWISRASAEQRKGRAGRTGPGVCYRLFAESDYDAFAPYPIPEIHRVALDSLVLQMKSMDLEDPLSFPFIDPPPASSIQTALHYLKDQGALDSQGQLTTIGSLLAQLPVDVVIGKILVLGCLFSITEPVLTVAAALSVQSPFLRSAHHNPDCATARQPLHSSQGDPFTLLNTFNAWVQVKAERGGESRKWCRRRGLEEQRLYEMANLRRQFKELLQSHGLLVVEESAPAWQDRGQRWQRLGERRRLHQLKREHETRESGRRKVLRLQEGEEEDSPGSSDQEECTGAAGRGRTGKDTAVKGVDIQDVKFQLRHSLEKLQEAASASQDLSRRQQALLKLALCRGLYPQLSLPDEHNATRKDSEQIFHTRTKQSVVIHPTSVFASDPEVLHVPEQDSTETGSDKRKSSKHQLLAFVTLLETNKPYIANCVRVPALQALLLVANSVDTNADCTRVVVDSWLELCLDDGGAALRTLSMALQLRQDWERLLQAHLGHSTGKVGASGVLRKDLERLSDGLVRFLLYTEVSYSLRRLTTLESQNLYIGPQTQDWLNKSLEQSSLFPSTDVRPDPNKGGLWVTSFFTYNCLCDSKDLYSECLRTFWSCPHCDLYMPLTPLERMHHEATCKPAGAGEVKPEEGKPEAIESKADSSSASSSLSRLYHCDVCNKDLLLTSTEILKHRRQH, translated from the exons ATGGAGATGCCAGGAAGGAGGCCCAGCGAGCGGAGCCGGAGCCGGGACTGGGACTGGGATAGCCCAGAATGCCGAGCCCAGTTAGACAAGGTCTTTTTCCGGGAGCAGGATTATATCCAGGCGGGCAGCTCGGAGCACAGGGAGTTCTGGATGTTTTTTGAGCGCTTCCAGAGGTTCCAGGAGAAGCAGGAGGTAGCAAGCGGCTCTGAAAGAAGTGAGGAGAATCGGGATGACAAAAGCAGGAAGAGGGGTGGAGGGGGGCGTGCGGTTCTGGGCCTGCCCAAGGAATACAGTCCCCGTTACCGGATCAACATCTCAGTGTGCACCAAGGATGTAGAGGAGAGGCTCAGCGGGACAGGGAAGACGAAGCGGGATAAGGGAAGCAGGGCAGAACCAGGGAGCCGAGAGGTGATGTGTTGCCGTTCGGCTCTGCTCCACTTCCTGGACTTCACGCAGAAGCAGAGCTTTGGGAAGTTAGCCAAGCTGTGCCAGGACCAGAGGAGCCTGCCCATTTTCCTGTACCGGGAGAGGATTGTGGAGCTAGTGCGGTCCCATCCTGTGGTCATAGTGGCGGGTGACACAGGATGCGGCAAATCCACGCAGGTACCTCAGTACCTGCTGTCCGCTGGCTTCAGCCACATCGCCTGCACTCAGCCACGCCGCATCGCCTGCATCTCTCTGGCCAAGCGGGTCAGCTTCGAGAGCCTTAACCAGTATGGCTCCAAG GTAGGCTACCAGATCCGTTTTGAGTCAACACGTACCCCTGCCACAAAGCTGGTCTTCCTAACGGAGGGCCTGCTGCTACGGCAGATCCAGCAGGACGGTGTGCTGGACCGGTACCAGGTCCTGATAGTGGATGAGGTGCACGAGAGACACTTGCACTGTGACTTCCTTCTGGGCGTCCTCCGCTCTCTGCTGCTCCAGCGCTCCGACCTCAAGCTCATCCTCATGTCAGCCACTATCAACCTCAAGCTCTTCTCCGGATACTTCAGTGACGCCCCCGTGCTGCAGGTCCCTGGGCGCCTCTTCCCTATTCAG GTGGTGTACCAGCCCATCCCCGCAGAGGAGCAGCCATCCCGGTCGGAGAAACTGGATCCCCGGCCCTATCTGCGTGTTCTGCAGGGAATTGACCAGCGCTATCCCCCTGAGGAGAGGGGTGACCTTCTGCTCTTCCTGAGTGGTGTGGCAGAGATCAACACCATCCTGGAGGCAGTGCAGACCTACGCTTTGCACACCCATCGCTGGATTGTCCTGCCTCTGCATAGTACCCTGTCCCTGGCACAGCAGGACAAG GTGTTTGACATAGCGCCCCCAGGAGTTCGGAAGTGCATTATTTCCACCAACATCGCTGAGACATCAGTCACCATAGATGGTGTGCGCTTTGTAGTGGACTCGG GGAAAGTGAAGGAGATGAACTTTGACCCCAAGGCCAAGATGCAGCGGCTGCAGGAGTTCTGGATCAGCAGAGCTAGCGCTGAGCAGCGCAAGGGTCGAGCCGGGCGCACTGGGCCTGGCGTCTGCTATCGCCTGTTTGCCGAATCGGATTATGATGCTTTTGCACCGTACCCCATTCCTGAAATCCACAGAGTGGCCTTGGATTCCCTTGTGCTCCAG ATGAAGAGTATGGACCTGGAAGATCCCCTGTCCTTCCCTTTCATTGACCCCCCACCTGCTTCCAGCATCCAGACTGCCTTGCACTATTTAAAGGATCAGGGGGCACTGGACAGCCAGGGGCAGCTCACCACCATTGGCAGTTTGCTGGCACAGTTGCCTGTTGATGTAGTCATTG GTAAGATACTAGTGCTGGGATGCCTGTTCAGCATAACAGAGCCTGTGCTGACGGTGGCAGCAGCCCTCAGCGTGCAGTCCCCCTTCCTGCGTAGTGCCCACCACAACCCTGACTGTGCCACCGCGCGGCAGCCTCTCCACAGCAGCCAGGGAGATCCTTTCACCCTGCTCAACACCTTCAATGCCTGGGTGCAG GTGAaggcagagaggggtggggaATCGCGTAAGTGGTGCCGGAGACGGGGTCTGGAGGAACAGCGGCTCTATGAGATGGCGAACCTGCGGCGGCAGTTCAAG GAGCTGCTGCAAAGTCACGGCctgttggtggtggaggagagcgcCCCCGCCTGGCAGGACCGGGGGCAGCGCTGGCAGAGGCTGGGCGAGCGCAGGCGCCTGCACCAGCTGAAGAGGGAGCATGAGACGCGGGAGAGCGGGCGCCGCAAGGTCCTGAGGCTACAGGAGGGCGAGGAGGAGGACAGCCCAGGGTCCTCGGACCAGGAGGAGTGCACAGGGGcagctgggagagggaggacgGGCAAGGACACCGCGGTCAAGGGCGTCGACATTCAG GATGTGAAATTCCAGCTGCGCCACAGTCTGGAGAAGCTGCAGGAGGCGGCCAGTGCCAGTCAGGACCTGTCCCGACGCCAGCAGGCCCTGCTAAAGCTGGCGCTTTGCCGGGGGCTGTACCCACAGCTGTCCCTGCCTGACGAGCACAACGCCACCCGCAAGGACTCTGAGCAG ATCTTCCACACACGCACCAAACAGAGTGTGGTGATCCACCCCACCAGCGTCTTTGCCAGTGACCCAGAGGTACTGCATGTCCCAGAGCAGGACTCCACTGAGACAG GATCCGATAAAAGAAAGAGCAGTAAGCACCAGCTCCTGGCCTTTGTCACCCTGCTGGAGACTAACAAGCCTTATATAGCCAACTGTGTGCGTGTCCCCGCCCTACAG GCTTTGCTGCTGGTGGCGAACTCAGTGGACACAAATGCAGACTGCACGCGTGTGGTGGTGGACAGCTGGCTGGAGCTGTGCTTGGATGATGGGGGCGCCGCTTTGCGTACTCTCTCCATGGCTCTGCAGCTACGGCAGGACTGGGAACGCCTCCTACAGGCCCACCTTGGCCACAGTACTGGGAAGGTGGGGGCTTCCGGAGTCCTACGGAAAGATCTTGAAAGACTGAGCGATGGCCTGGTCAGGTTCCTGCTCTACACTGAG GTCAGCTATAGCCTGCGGCGTCTCACAACACTGGAGTCACAGAACCTGTATATCGGCCCCCAGACCCAGGATTGGCTCAATAAGTCCCTAGAACAAAGCTCACTGTTCCCAAGCACAGATGTTCGGCCTGACCCCAACAAAGGAGGCCTGTGGGTCACAAGCTTCTTCACATACAACTGCCTCTGT GATTCAAAGGACCTGTACAGCGAGTGTCTGCGCACATTCTGGAGCTGCCCTCACTGTGACCTGTACATGCCTCTCACACCACTGGAGCGAATGCACCATGAGGCCACCTGCAAGCCAGCTGGGGCTGGGGAAGTGAAGCCTGAGGAAG GCAAGCCAGAAGCTATCGAAAGTAAAGCAGACAGTTCCTCTGCCTCCTCCAGCCTGTCCAGGCTCTATCACTGTGACGTCTGCAACAAGGACCTCTTGCTCACCTCCACAGAGATATTGAAGCACAGGAGACAGCACTAA
- the dhx34 gene encoding probable ATP-dependent RNA helicase DHX34 isoform X2: MEMPGRRPSERSRSRDWDWDSPECRAQLDKVFFREQDYIQAGSSEHREFWMFFERFQRFQEKQEVASGSERSEENRDDKSRKRGGGGRAVLGLPKEYSPRYRINISVCTKDVEERLSGTGKTKRDKGSRAEPGSREVMCCRSALLHFLDFTQKQSFGKLAKLCQDQRSLPIFLYRERIVELVRSHPVVIVAGDTGCGKSTQVPQYLLSAGFSHIACTQPRRIACISLAKRVSFESLNQYGSKVGYQIRFESTRTPATKLVFLTEGLLLRQIQQDGVLDRYQVLIVDEVHERHLHCDFLLGVLRSLLLQRSDLKLILMSATINLKLFSGYFSDAPVLQVPGRLFPIQVVYQPIPAEEQPSRSEKLDPRPYLRVLQGIDQRYPPEERGDLLLFLSGVAEINTILEAVQTYALHTHRWIVLPLHSTLSLAQQDKVFDIAPPGVRKCIISTNIAETSVTIDGVRFVVDSGKVKEMNFDPKAKMQRLQEFWISRASAEQRKGRAGRTGPGVCYRLFAESDYDAFAPYPIPEIHRVALDSLVLQMKSMDLEDPLSFPFIDPPPASSIQTALHYLKDQGALDSQGQLTTIGSLLAQLPVDVVIGKILVLGCLFSITEPVLTVAAALSVQSPFLRSAHHNPDCATARQPLHSSQGDPFTLLNTFNAWVQVKAERGGESRKWCRRRGLEEQRLYEMANLRRQFKELLQSHGLLVVEESAPAWQDRGQRWQRLGERRRLHQLKREHETRESGRRKVLRLQEGEEEDSPGSSDQEECTGAAGRGRTGKDTAVKGVDIQDVKFQLRHSLEKLQEAASASQDLSRRQQALLKLALCRGLYPQLSLPDEHNATRKDSEQIFHTRTKQSVVIHPTSVFASDPEVLHVPEQDSTETGSDKRKSSKHQLLAFVTLLETNKPYIANCVRVPALQVFHVWIRLCCWWRTQWTQMQTARVWWWTAGWSCAWMMGAPLCVLSPWLCSYGRTGNASYRPTLATVLGRWGLPESYGKILKD; this comes from the exons ATGGAGATGCCAGGAAGGAGGCCCAGCGAGCGGAGCCGGAGCCGGGACTGGGACTGGGATAGCCCAGAATGCCGAGCCCAGTTAGACAAGGTCTTTTTCCGGGAGCAGGATTATATCCAGGCGGGCAGCTCGGAGCACAGGGAGTTCTGGATGTTTTTTGAGCGCTTCCAGAGGTTCCAGGAGAAGCAGGAGGTAGCAAGCGGCTCTGAAAGAAGTGAGGAGAATCGGGATGACAAAAGCAGGAAGAGGGGTGGAGGGGGGCGTGCGGTTCTGGGCCTGCCCAAGGAATACAGTCCCCGTTACCGGATCAACATCTCAGTGTGCACCAAGGATGTAGAGGAGAGGCTCAGCGGGACAGGGAAGACGAAGCGGGATAAGGGAAGCAGGGCAGAACCAGGGAGCCGAGAGGTGATGTGTTGCCGTTCGGCTCTGCTCCACTTCCTGGACTTCACGCAGAAGCAGAGCTTTGGGAAGTTAGCCAAGCTGTGCCAGGACCAGAGGAGCCTGCCCATTTTCCTGTACCGGGAGAGGATTGTGGAGCTAGTGCGGTCCCATCCTGTGGTCATAGTGGCGGGTGACACAGGATGCGGCAAATCCACGCAGGTACCTCAGTACCTGCTGTCCGCTGGCTTCAGCCACATCGCCTGCACTCAGCCACGCCGCATCGCCTGCATCTCTCTGGCCAAGCGGGTCAGCTTCGAGAGCCTTAACCAGTATGGCTCCAAG GTAGGCTACCAGATCCGTTTTGAGTCAACACGTACCCCTGCCACAAAGCTGGTCTTCCTAACGGAGGGCCTGCTGCTACGGCAGATCCAGCAGGACGGTGTGCTGGACCGGTACCAGGTCCTGATAGTGGATGAGGTGCACGAGAGACACTTGCACTGTGACTTCCTTCTGGGCGTCCTCCGCTCTCTGCTGCTCCAGCGCTCCGACCTCAAGCTCATCCTCATGTCAGCCACTATCAACCTCAAGCTCTTCTCCGGATACTTCAGTGACGCCCCCGTGCTGCAGGTCCCTGGGCGCCTCTTCCCTATTCAG GTGGTGTACCAGCCCATCCCCGCAGAGGAGCAGCCATCCCGGTCGGAGAAACTGGATCCCCGGCCCTATCTGCGTGTTCTGCAGGGAATTGACCAGCGCTATCCCCCTGAGGAGAGGGGTGACCTTCTGCTCTTCCTGAGTGGTGTGGCAGAGATCAACACCATCCTGGAGGCAGTGCAGACCTACGCTTTGCACACCCATCGCTGGATTGTCCTGCCTCTGCATAGTACCCTGTCCCTGGCACAGCAGGACAAG GTGTTTGACATAGCGCCCCCAGGAGTTCGGAAGTGCATTATTTCCACCAACATCGCTGAGACATCAGTCACCATAGATGGTGTGCGCTTTGTAGTGGACTCGG GGAAAGTGAAGGAGATGAACTTTGACCCCAAGGCCAAGATGCAGCGGCTGCAGGAGTTCTGGATCAGCAGAGCTAGCGCTGAGCAGCGCAAGGGTCGAGCCGGGCGCACTGGGCCTGGCGTCTGCTATCGCCTGTTTGCCGAATCGGATTATGATGCTTTTGCACCGTACCCCATTCCTGAAATCCACAGAGTGGCCTTGGATTCCCTTGTGCTCCAG ATGAAGAGTATGGACCTGGAAGATCCCCTGTCCTTCCCTTTCATTGACCCCCCACCTGCTTCCAGCATCCAGACTGCCTTGCACTATTTAAAGGATCAGGGGGCACTGGACAGCCAGGGGCAGCTCACCACCATTGGCAGTTTGCTGGCACAGTTGCCTGTTGATGTAGTCATTG GTAAGATACTAGTGCTGGGATGCCTGTTCAGCATAACAGAGCCTGTGCTGACGGTGGCAGCAGCCCTCAGCGTGCAGTCCCCCTTCCTGCGTAGTGCCCACCACAACCCTGACTGTGCCACCGCGCGGCAGCCTCTCCACAGCAGCCAGGGAGATCCTTTCACCCTGCTCAACACCTTCAATGCCTGGGTGCAG GTGAaggcagagaggggtggggaATCGCGTAAGTGGTGCCGGAGACGGGGTCTGGAGGAACAGCGGCTCTATGAGATGGCGAACCTGCGGCGGCAGTTCAAG GAGCTGCTGCAAAGTCACGGCctgttggtggtggaggagagcgcCCCCGCCTGGCAGGACCGGGGGCAGCGCTGGCAGAGGCTGGGCGAGCGCAGGCGCCTGCACCAGCTGAAGAGGGAGCATGAGACGCGGGAGAGCGGGCGCCGCAAGGTCCTGAGGCTACAGGAGGGCGAGGAGGAGGACAGCCCAGGGTCCTCGGACCAGGAGGAGTGCACAGGGGcagctgggagagggaggacgGGCAAGGACACCGCGGTCAAGGGCGTCGACATTCAG GATGTGAAATTCCAGCTGCGCCACAGTCTGGAGAAGCTGCAGGAGGCGGCCAGTGCCAGTCAGGACCTGTCCCGACGCCAGCAGGCCCTGCTAAAGCTGGCGCTTTGCCGGGGGCTGTACCCACAGCTGTCCCTGCCTGACGAGCACAACGCCACCCGCAAGGACTCTGAGCAG ATCTTCCACACACGCACCAAACAGAGTGTGGTGATCCACCCCACCAGCGTCTTTGCCAGTGACCCAGAGGTACTGCATGTCCCAGAGCAGGACTCCACTGAGACAG GATCCGATAAAAGAAAGAGCAGTAAGCACCAGCTCCTGGCCTTTGTCACCCTGCTGGAGACTAACAAGCCTTATATAGCCAACTGTGTGCGTGTCCCCGCCCTACAG GTGTTTCATGTCTGGATCAGGCTTTGCTGCTGGTGGCGAACTCAGTGGACACAAATGCAGACTGCACGCGTGTGGTGGTGGACAGCTGGCTGGAGCTGTGCTTGGATGATGGGGGCGCCGCTTTGCGTACTCTCTCCATGGCTCTGCAGCTACGGCAGGACTGGGAACGCCTCCTACAGGCCCACCTTGGCCACAGTACTGGGAAGGTGGGGGCTTCCGGAGTCCTACGGAAAGATCTTGAAAGACTGA